A segment of the Fusarium musae strain F31 chromosome 2, whole genome shotgun sequence genome:
GAAAAGGACAAAAGACGACCCATGAACTCAATAGATGGGCCGAGTACAGAATCGTCAGATAATCGCTAATCGAGCCAGAAGAACCGAGTCCAAACCCGAGACCTTGTCTCGTACTGTCAATGGATCGTAGGGGAAATCCAGTGTTTCTGAACTGCTACTGCAACCCAAAAGCCAGAAGCGCATCTGCAAAGACGGGTATATGCCACACCTCCATATCGCTATCGCTATCGCCATCACTTTTTTGGAGTGGCCGGTAGACCAAAACCCAAAGGCCCAAGCCACAGCCAACAGTCGTCTCCATTCAtgtgcagcagcagcaacagtaGCAGCAGCATGTTGACTTACAGGAGTATATGGATTTCGTTGTACGAATGTTGCACCGTACGATAATAACCCAGAAGGATGATGTGGTCAGAGACGCAGAGGAACGTGCGCACTCTTCCTGGTATTATTTATTGACGACGTTCGATGGAGGGAGCTCGCAAAGGTCGAAGCGTAAGGGGGCGGGATGGGTACTAAAATCTGTTTTTGGTCGTTGGTAAGAAGAGGGttgagagatgagaaggaagagaagagaagagaagaagagggagagaggaagaaatttggtgtggtgatgatgataataataaaagacgggagagcccagcccagcccagttcAGTTGGCACAGCGCAGTGCAGTACAGCTCAGTCAGGTACAGCGAACGTTCAGGGGGTACTTTACTCTTGCCTCCCCAATCAACAAATATTTGTACCCTCACCGAGAAATCACGGCCATCATGACTGGAGGGGTACGAACCAAGCATGGAGTAGCGCTACGGAATACTTGCCTCAGATGTACTTAGTACGGTGAATTCATAGCCCGCTTTGGCCAAATGTGTCTGAGCTCTGAGGTGTGTCGCTGTGGTTGAGATATGGAGAGCTTTTTTTtcgcctttttcttttttttcttttcttttctggcGATCTGGTTCAGGAATTATGGGGAGCTGTTCCTTGCACCCCGCTTCCTGTGAGATGCAAGCTTACAGGCCTTGAATTagtgttggagttgattTATATGTTCGCAATGGTCTAAAGTCGTGATTTAACAGGtgtaaagtaatataaatctGTATATTCTTCCGACAATATTCTCAAAATCTCCAAATAAAAGTCACTGTCTTGCCCGCCCTCGTCAAAGTCGCGTAGGTAGCTATTTTCTGTTCCCCCACCAAACTCGACCCCGCTATCGCGCTTGGGTGTTTGGTGGCTTTGCTTTTGCCATCCATTAGCATCGTTAAGTTACAGCGGCATATTCGGGGCAAAGCACTCCGCCCGCTACTGCAGCATCCGACAGTAGCTCTCCCCTCCCTCTACGAACTGTTCTCCCCAACCCCAAATCGGTAATTTTATCTGtccctcacctcaccttgCCTTGCTGATTTATGTTCATATTAGCCAAATCTCAGGGTGGGTTATCTATCATATCGAATGCATTGGCCGTGTCATGAAACGCGCAAACAAATGTCAATCACCCCGCCACTCAAACGTGACCATAGTTAGGTTACCTCATCCCTTGACTCGATGGCAATTCGTTGAGTAGGTAGTGGCAGGGTACTTTGATGGTGCCAACAGAGTTGGAGTCAGAAAGCGCCTAGTTTTCTAACGAATAAAGTATCGCCCTCTCACCTTGGAAGCATTGGCCTCACCTGAGCTCGTAACGTCTCAACAACAGTCATCAAACTTTGATTGGGCTGAAATGCAAGGCCAATCAGTCAATTCCTTACCAGGCATGCTGCTACGATTGGGTTGAGGTTTGTCTTAGTATTGCATACTGCTAAGAAGCCTCTTGGCATGATACACATCAACTTCGCTTCTCATTGTCCTCTTCCTGTTCAGGCAGGACATTACGATACTGTTCATGAATGTTATGACAAGTGTTTTAGCCTGCATCTTCAGCAGAGTCATGTCTATGACGCGAGGGAATAAACGAGTCTTATCTATCGTTTCAACTGGACCTATCAACCCTTGAGCTCAACGTCTTTTTTCTTGGCTCTTGGTTCAGCCTAAGTCCAAGCCATCGACGTCGGTTCCAACCGTCCATCTCCTGGCGGAATACACCACTCAAACACCTCTGTCATGGCCGCGGAAATCACCATTGGGTCGCTATCATTCAGCTCTTTGAGATAGACCCCCATCTCCTGACTAACGTTAATTGATCGCATAGCTTAAGCATTAGACTATAGTTGACCGACATGTCGTTTCAACAGAAAAACAAATAAAAAAACCAGCCGCCCCTCCCTCACCCATAAGCGCGAGTAATATGTTAAGCACAGCACATTGCATCGAGTAAAACGGCACTTTAAACAATGTTCGTTTTCAGATATCGGTAGATACCAAGCCCATTGGGTAAAAACTATGTTTGTCAGAAAAGATTGGCGGCGCGGGGGTCAATTGCTGCAAAAGAGGATCCCTCATGAGTGAGGGATTTTGCTTCATGACTCCCCCCCTCCTCgtctttgctcttcttgggatAGAACACGGCGATGCACTCGGCGATGTCTCTCTGGACCCTTGAACCCCTCTTGCGTCTGGACCGACAGATGTTGAGGTGAAGGGAAAAAACAGTCGTGAGTGGGTTCTCCTGTAAATAACGCCGATATGCCAGCGAACAAGCGGTTTTGTTTTTGACCGGCGACTACGAGACTAGCGGCGGCAACGTGCTGTAATGCAACATGATTATTGAGCCCCGTAGATTTTATCCAGGCGCATTTCTATATCAGGAGCTTCCGCTGGGAATGTGAATCTCGAGATGAAGCATGTTGAGCTATTTACACCTTGAGGGGTTCCTCAGGAAATTCCGCTTCGGGATATTTCGAAGCCAGATCTACCATTCTATTTCGAGTCaagttattttaagaaaGAAACATCCATGATACAGATGCCAATAATATCATCTCATGAGACGTCTAACATCTCACAATGTTTTGCATTGTAACATCCACTTGCAACAGATCCAAATGCCTGGGTCCCCATCTGTAACAGACATGAGAAACACGTGATGTGGCTCTACCCCGGAGCTTTCGGCGCCGGCTCGCCTGAGTCTCCACTATCGCCTGGTTCCCGCCGCTGTGTCTGTGTCGCATGACGACCGAGCTAGACCAAGGTTAGATCCAGAAAACGACTCCATTCACGACGCTTCACACCGCGACTATCATCCAACTCCAAACGACACTCTACAATTATTCCGCTGCAAACACTTACATCATGGTGGTATGTACCccctctctcctctcccccTATTCCCCCTGGAGCTCTGCCCGTGAGGCCTGGCAAGTCTAAAGACTCCTCTCACAGCTCCTCAACCTGCTGACTCTGGGACTCTGGTCAAAGGTTGGACGGTTGACACACTATGCCTTTGACGCCGTTCTCTGTAAGTCCAAGATACTTCCCTTCTTTGTCGCCGCGACAGCGCAAAGCTAACACCGCAACAGTCTCGGCTTTCCTCGCCGGCATGAAGCGATCTACCGGCCTGACGTGAGCCTTAAACCCTCCGAATTACTCTCCGACACATCTAACAGCAAACGATAGTTTCAAGACTGACAAGGTCGCGGGCGAGAACAAGGAATTCACCGGCTGGATCGATAGATACCTCGGTGTCGGAGAATGGGTCATGGATCAATCCGTCGCGATCGCAGGCTCCAGCGGCTACTTTGAGCGAACCCGATGAGCGAATGGGACGACACCTTTTTAAGCTATCGATACCATGGACTTCCCACACAGTTTTACAGCTGCAAATGACTTCAAAAATGACTTAACGATCGCGCGGAGGAAATGGCCAAAGCTACCTGATACGCGTTCGACGCGCTGGGTTTTCAGATAGGCGTTCGGATATATGACTAACTATGCATGTGAATTGGATCAATGATACTGATATTCAACTAAAGCCATGAGCTTCTATCCTGCTGTCGTGAATTGCTCTAGGAATAACCAATAACCTGAACCGGGTTATCTAAAACTGCCCATTCCTTCTTGTCATTATTCATAAGCCTAATCAACGTCCCAAACTCTTCATCCTAGTCGATCTTGGTTTGTTCTTTGTGTTCTGCCAGAAACTCGGCTGGAACCTCGTTCTCAGAGCTGACCCGTCTCAACACTACgctctgttgttgagggCTGTCCGGAGGATCACGATCGTGGTCCTCAAAATGAGATACCAACAAGTCAGCGGGAACTTCGTTATCGCTCTCATCGTGACTTTCTTCAGGCAGCTCCTCGGTTTCTCCCTCTTTGTTGTCTTGTGTTCCATTATGTTCTGGATGATCCTCTGTTGTGGCTGGTTCATCTGTGATTATTCCGAGCGTTCTCAGGAGTGCCTTTGCCTCGAGGAACGCCTCCAGCTCTGCGCCGATCGCGCATATGAGGAGATTCCAATGTTTTGATTCAGCCAGCTGTAATCGCTTCTCCAATTCCTCAACAACAGTGTCCATCTGGGGCAACTGGTCTCGTATCGCGGCTTGTTGCGGCTCTTGGTCAGCATCTCCCGCTTGACTGGCTTTGATCAGTTCCCGCAATCTCGCCTCGAATTGTGCGACAAGCCCTGTAACTTCAGACCAAACCTCGGAACCTTCAATTAAAGCCTTGCGATCTTCTGATATCTGGGTCTTGCGACGCTCAAGCATAGCGATTTCTCCTTGCCACCACGTTCTAGCCATTTCTACCGTCC
Coding sequences within it:
- a CDS encoding hypothetical protein (EggNog:ENOG41), whose product is MVLLNLLTLGLWSKVGRLTHYAFDAVLFSAFLAGMKRSTGLTFKTDKVAGENKEFTGWIDRYLGVGEWVMDQSVAIAGSSGYFERTR